In Arachis stenosperma cultivar V10309 chromosome 1, arast.V10309.gnm1.PFL2, whole genome shotgun sequence, one DNA window encodes the following:
- the LOC130974975 gene encoding xyloglucan endotransglucosylase protein 1-like gives MAPSWGGSYFLLLCMLLGFSTIAYGGNFNTDFDLLFGDDRVKISDGGQSMSLAMDKYSGSGVATKDQFLFGRFDMKIKLVGGNSAGTVTAFYLSSTGDHHDEVDLEFLGNLTGDPYMLSTNVFANGVGGREVQYYLWFDPTADYHTYSIDWSPARIILWVDDTPIRVINNKEIIGVPFPTKQPMRLYTTLWNGDAWATRWGQVKIDLSQAPFIARFKNYNGTACVPKKGIADCKGFGASMKRGLDNENKKKLKQVNSKWVVYHYCRDLRRYAHGLPFECRRDNIAHSDNNQ, from the exons atggctCCTTCATGGGGTGGTTCATATTTTCTCCTTCTTTGTATGTTGTTAGGGTTCAGCACAATTGCATACGGTGGGAATTTCAACACTGATTTTGACCTTCTATTTGGAGATGATAGGGTTAAGATTTCTGATGGTGGACAAAGCATGTCCCTTGCAATGGATAAATATTCTGGTTCTGGGGTTGCTACCAAGGATCAATTCTTGTTTGGAAGATTTGACATGAAGATCAAGCTTGTTGGAGGAAACTCTGCAGGAACTGTTACTGCATTTTAT CTAAGCTCCACAGGAGATCACCATGATGAGGTTGATCTTGAGTTCTTGGGGAACTTAACCGGAGATCCATATATGCTATCAACAAATGTGTTTGCAAACGGTGTTGGGGGTCGTGAGGTTCAATACTATCTTTGGTTTGATCCAACAGCAGATTATCACACCTATTCCATTGATTGGAGCCCTGCCCGCATAAT ACTCTGGGTGGACGACACTCCAATCAGAGTGATAAACAACAAAGAAATAATCGGTGTTCCATTCCCAACAAAGCAACCAATGAGGCTGTACACAACACTCTGGAATGGGGATGCATGGGCAACAAGATGGGGCCAAGTGAAGATTGACTTGTCACAAGCACCATTTATAGCAAGGTTCAAGAACTACAATGGCACTGCTTGTGTTCCAAAGAAAGGCATAGCAGATTGCAAGGGTTTTGGTGCTTCAATGAAGAGAGGTCTTGAcaatgaaaacaagaaaaagttgAAGCAAGTTAACTCAAAGTGGGTTGTTTATCACTATTGCCGTGATTTGAGGCGTTATGCTCATGGATTACCCTTTGAATGCCGTAGGGACAACATTGCACACAGTGATAATAATCAATAA
- the LOC130964002 gene encoding mitogen-activated protein kinase 10-like isoform X3: MDFFSEYGDANRYKIQEVIGKGSYGVVCSAIDTHTGEKVAIKKIHDIFEHISDAARILREIKLLRLLRHPDIVEIKHIMLPPSRKDFKDIYVVFELMESDLHQVIKANDDLTKEHYQFFLYQLLRALKYIHTANVYHRDLKPKNILANANCKLKICDFGLARVAFNDTPTTIFWTDYVATRWYRAPELCGSFYSKYTPAIDIWSIGCIFAEVLTGKPLFPGKNVVHQLDLMTDLLGTPSLDTISRVRNEKARRYLTSMRKKQPVPFAHKFPNADPLALRLLERLLAFDPKDRPTAAEALADPYFKGLAKVEREPSCQPITKMEFEFERRRVTKEEIRELIFREILEYHPQLLKDYMNGTERTNFLYPSAVDQFRKQFAHLEENGKNGPAVPLDRKHVSLPRSTIIHSNIAPTKEQTSIASSKNRQTAEDYNKSSRDTEITVPRPMPGAQRIPLAKPGKVVGPVGPYEYASVVKDSYDPRTLVRGSVVPSQPVPTAYYYHSSSTSNRPVTEADKGVPLQATTHGQQCGVNAKIAPDIAINIDKNPFFMTRVGVNKLEQDDQIAIETNLLQSKAQYGGISAAAGATAHRKVGPVQYGMTRMF, encoded by the exons ATGGATTTTTTCTCCGAATATGGTGATGCCAACCGGTACAAAATTCAAGAAGTCATTGGGAAAGGAAGTTATGGTGTTGTCTGTTCGGCCATTGACACTCATACAGGTGAAAAAGTGGCGATTAAGAAGATTCATGACATCTTCGAGCATATATCTGATGCCGCACGTATCCTCCGTGAAATAAAGCTTCTTAGGCTTCTACGACATCCCGATATAGTTGAAATCAAACACATCATGCTGCCACCTTCTAGGAAGGACTTCAAAGATATTTATGTTGTTTTTGAGCTTATGGAGTCTGATCTTCATCAAGTCATCAAAGCCAATGATGACTTAACAAAAGAGCACTATCAGTTTTTCCTTTACCAATTACTTCGAGCATTGAAGTATATTCACACCG CAAACGTGTATCATAGAGATTTGAAGCCAAAGAATATACTAGCAAATGCAAACTGTAAACTTAAAATTTGTGATTTCGGGTTAGCTAGAGTTGCCTTCAATGACACACCAACTACTATTTTTTGGACG GATTATGTTGCAACAAGGTGGTATAGAGCTCCGGAGCTTTGTGGATCATTTTATTCTAAG TATACACCAGCAATTGATATATGGAGCATCGGGTGCATCTTTGCCGAAGTGCTCACAGGAAAGCCACTTTTTCCTGGAAAAAATGTTGTCCACCAGTTGGATCTGATGACAGATCTGCTTGGGACACCCTCACTGGATACCATATCACGG GTACGCAATGAGAAGGCACGGAGATACCTTACTAGCATGAGGAAAAAACAGCCTGTGCCATTTGCACATAAGTTTCCTAATGCAGACCCTTTAGCGCTACGACTACTAGAGAGATTGCTGGCTTTTGATCCGAAAGACCGACCTACTGCTGCAGAG GCATTGGCTGATCCTTACTTCAAGGGACTGGCTAAAGTTGAGAGAGAACCGTCCTGCCAGCCAATCACGAAAATGGAGTTCGAATTCGAAAGGCGAAGAGTCACGAAGGAGGAAATTCGTGAGCTAATTTTCCGTGAGATTCTAGAGTATCATCCACAATTATTGAAAGACTACATGAATGGAACAGAGAGAACTAATTTTCTTTATCCAAG TGCCGTTGATCAATTCCGGAAGCAGTTTGCTCATTTAGAGGAAAATGGTAAAAATGGACCAGCAGTGCCACTTGATAGAAAGCATGTTTCTCTTCCAAG GTCAACAATTATACATTCAAACATTGCACCCACCAAAGAGCAGACGAGTATTGCTTCCTCGAAAAACCGGCAAACAGCTGAAGACTATAACAAGAGCTCGAGAGATACAGAAATTACAGTGCCACGGCCAATGCCAGGTGCCCAAAGAATTCCACTAG CAAAACCTGGTAAAGTTGTTGGGCCGGTTGGACCGTACGAGTATGCGAGTGTTGTCAAGGATTCTTATGATCCAAGAACATTAGTAAGAGGTTCTGTGGTTCCTTCTCAACCTGTTCCCACAGCATACTATTACCATAGTTCTAGCACCAGTAATCGACCGGTAACAGAAGCCGATAAGGGCGTTCCTTTGCAGGCAACAACACATGGTCAACAATGTGGAGTTAATGCCAAGATAGCGCCCGATATAGCAATCAATATCGACAAGAACCCATTTTTCATGACGCGTGTCGGAGTGAACAAGCTAGAACAAGATGATCAAATAGCCATAGAAACAAACTTGCTGCAATCTAAGGCTCAATATGGTGGGATTAGTGCTGCAGCTGGAGCCACTGCTCATAGAAAAGTTGGACCTGTTCAGTATGGTATGACAAGAATGTTCTAA
- the LOC130974982 gene encoding protodermal factor 1-like, which yields METKTIHFFLPLLATFCLVPVISSTTTFEDNKNYYITPTPDPSIGTPPSSGSLSPQTPSSPSHGSGHGSSPSHGSPSHGGSSSNCGSPPPSHSGGGGYYNSPPSTPTPATPIDPGTPSIPSPPFLPTPSPFSGGTCNFWSNHPGLIFGVLGWWGTLGNAFGVTSIPGMSSGITLPQALSNTRKDGIGALLREGTASYLNSLVNHKFPYTTSQVRDQFAASITSNKAAAAQAQLFKMANEGRTKPNF from the exons ATGGAGACCAAAACAATTCATTTCTTTCTTCCATTGCTTGCTACATTTTGTTTAGTTCCTGTTATATCATCAACCACCACCTTTGAAGATAACAAGAACTACTACATTACTCCAACTCCAGATCCAAGTATAGGAACTCCTCCCTCATCAG GGTCATTATCACCACAAACTCCATCATCTCCATCTCATGGATCTGGGCATGGATCATCACCCTCTCATGGAAGCCCATCACATGGAGGAAGCAGCAGTAACTGTGGCTCACCACCACCATCACACTCAGGAGGTGGTGGTTACTACAACTCGCCGCCGTCGACACCAACACCAGCCACCCCAATTGACCCTGGCACCCCCAGCATCCCCTCACCACCTTTCCTTCCTACACCATCTCCCTTCtctggtggtacctgcaa CTTCTGGAGCAATCATCCAGGACTAATTTTCGGAGTTCTTGGATGGTGGGGAACCCTAGGAAATGCATTTGGTGTGACAAGTATTCCAGGGATGAGTTCTGGAATCACATTGCCACAAGCACTCTCCAACACAAGAAAAGATGGAATTGGAGCACTCCTTAGGGAAGGTACTGCTTCATACCTCAACTCTCTTGTCAACCACAAGTTTCCATACACAACCTCCCAAGTCAGAGACCAATTTGCCGCCTCAATCACCTCCAACAAGGCGGCCGCCGCCCAGGCGCAGCTCTTCAAGATGGCCAACGAAGGCCGAACGAAGCCTAATTTCTAA
- the LOC130964002 gene encoding mitogen-activated protein kinase 20-like isoform X2, translating to MQQDHRKKNSTEMDFFSEYGDANRYKIQEVIGKGSYGVVCSAIDTHTGEKVAIKKIHDIFEHISDAARILREIKLLRLLRHPDIVEIKHIMLPPSRKDFKDIYVVFELMESDLHQVIKANDDLTKEHYQFFLYQLLRALKYIHTANVYHRDLKPKNILANANCKLKICDFGLARVAFNDTPTTIFWTDYVATRWYRAPELCGSFYSKYTPAIDIWSIGCIFAEVLTGKPLFPGKNVVHQLDLMTDLLGTPSLDTISRVRNEKARRYLTSMRKKQPVPFAHKFPNADPLALRLLERLLAFDPKDRPTAAEALADPYFKGLAKVEREPSCQPITKMEFEFERRRVTKEEIRELIFREILEYHPQLLKDYMNGTERTNFLYPSAVDQFRKQFAHLEENGKNGPAVPLDRKHVSLPRSTIIHSNIAPTKEQTSIASSKNRQTAEDYNKSSRDTEITVPRPMPAKPGKVVGPVGPYEYASVVKDSYDPRTLVRGSVVPSQPVPTAYYYHSSSTSNRPVTEADKGVPLQATTHGQQCGVNAKIAPDIAINIDKNPFFMTRVGVNKLEQDDQIAIETNLLQSKAQYGGISAAAGATAHRKVGPVQYGMTRMF from the exons ATGCAGCAAGATCACAGGAAAAAG AATTCAACAGAGATGGATTTTTTCTCCGAATATGGTGATGCCAACCGGTACAAAATTCAAGAAGTCATTGGGAAAGGAAGTTATGGTGTTGTCTGTTCGGCCATTGACACTCATACAGGTGAAAAAGTGGCGATTAAGAAGATTCATGACATCTTCGAGCATATATCTGATGCCGCACGTATCCTCCGTGAAATAAAGCTTCTTAGGCTTCTACGACATCCCGATATAGTTGAAATCAAACACATCATGCTGCCACCTTCTAGGAAGGACTTCAAAGATATTTATGTTGTTTTTGAGCTTATGGAGTCTGATCTTCATCAAGTCATCAAAGCCAATGATGACTTAACAAAAGAGCACTATCAGTTTTTCCTTTACCAATTACTTCGAGCATTGAAGTATATTCACACCG CAAACGTGTATCATAGAGATTTGAAGCCAAAGAATATACTAGCAAATGCAAACTGTAAACTTAAAATTTGTGATTTCGGGTTAGCTAGAGTTGCCTTCAATGACACACCAACTACTATTTTTTGGACG GATTATGTTGCAACAAGGTGGTATAGAGCTCCGGAGCTTTGTGGATCATTTTATTCTAAG TATACACCAGCAATTGATATATGGAGCATCGGGTGCATCTTTGCCGAAGTGCTCACAGGAAAGCCACTTTTTCCTGGAAAAAATGTTGTCCACCAGTTGGATCTGATGACAGATCTGCTTGGGACACCCTCACTGGATACCATATCACGG GTACGCAATGAGAAGGCACGGAGATACCTTACTAGCATGAGGAAAAAACAGCCTGTGCCATTTGCACATAAGTTTCCTAATGCAGACCCTTTAGCGCTACGACTACTAGAGAGATTGCTGGCTTTTGATCCGAAAGACCGACCTACTGCTGCAGAG GCATTGGCTGATCCTTACTTCAAGGGACTGGCTAAAGTTGAGAGAGAACCGTCCTGCCAGCCAATCACGAAAATGGAGTTCGAATTCGAAAGGCGAAGAGTCACGAAGGAGGAAATTCGTGAGCTAATTTTCCGTGAGATTCTAGAGTATCATCCACAATTATTGAAAGACTACATGAATGGAACAGAGAGAACTAATTTTCTTTATCCAAG TGCCGTTGATCAATTCCGGAAGCAGTTTGCTCATTTAGAGGAAAATGGTAAAAATGGACCAGCAGTGCCACTTGATAGAAAGCATGTTTCTCTTCCAAG GTCAACAATTATACATTCAAACATTGCACCCACCAAAGAGCAGACGAGTATTGCTTCCTCGAAAAACCGGCAAACAGCTGAAGACTATAACAAGAGCTCGAGAGATACAGAAATTACAGTGCCACGGCCAATGCCAG CAAAACCTGGTAAAGTTGTTGGGCCGGTTGGACCGTACGAGTATGCGAGTGTTGTCAAGGATTCTTATGATCCAAGAACATTAGTAAGAGGTTCTGTGGTTCCTTCTCAACCTGTTCCCACAGCATACTATTACCATAGTTCTAGCACCAGTAATCGACCGGTAACAGAAGCCGATAAGGGCGTTCCTTTGCAGGCAACAACACATGGTCAACAATGTGGAGTTAATGCCAAGATAGCGCCCGATATAGCAATCAATATCGACAAGAACCCATTTTTCATGACGCGTGTCGGAGTGAACAAGCTAGAACAAGATGATCAAATAGCCATAGAAACAAACTTGCTGCAATCTAAGGCTCAATATGGTGGGATTAGTGCTGCAGCTGGAGCCACTGCTCATAGAAAAGTTGGACCTGTTCAGTATGGTATGACAAGAATGTTCTAA
- the LOC130964039 gene encoding peroxisomal and mitochondrial division factor 1-like — MMEAEPEIAAVAKVARAMTLRRHHSMSDLTLESVPEVAEIIEDEVQDEAESEAIAELRKLLEERKTLAEVLERERKALKQENARSEMKARELERKLIVTEINEIKERSKRFRVEQSLMEKIHEKLGEIGILTEKIEKLEKALRNCEERARCMEWVAIGLRERVREAERAIGVAGLDGRRGSRCGGEEEELELPPWPVVVKGLGLAGAISAAVAAMIYFWFGRHKSRR; from the coding sequence ATGATGGAGGCGGAGCCGGAGATTGCGGCGGTGGCGAAGGTGGCGAGGGCAATGACGCTTCGCCGCCACCATTCCATGTCGGACTTGACCTTGGAATCGGTGCCGGAGGTGGCGGAGATTATAGAGGACGAGGTTCAGGATGAGGCGGAGTCGGAAGCCATAGCGGAGCTGCGGAAGCTTCTAGAAGAGAGAAAAACTCTGGCTGaggttctagagagagaaaggaAGGCGTTGAAGCAAGAGAACGCGCGGAGTGAGATGAAGGCGAGGGAGCTGGAGCGGAAGCTCATAGTCACAGAGATAAATGAGATCAAAGAGAGAAGCAAGAGATTTAGGGTTGAACAATCGCTGATGGAGAAaatccatgagaaattgggggaAATTGGGATCCTAACGGAGAAGATCGAGAAATTGGAGAAGGCATTGAGGAATTGCGAGGAGAGAGCAAGGTGCATGGAGTGGGTTGCGATTGGTTTGAGAGAGAGGGTTAGGGAGGCAGAGAGAGCGATAGGAGTGGCAGGGCTTGATGGCCGCAGAGGTTCTCGATGTGGCGGCGAAGAGGAGGAGTTGGAGTTGCCGCCGTGGCCGGTGGTGGTGAAAGGATTAGGGTTAGCAGGAGCTATCAGTGCTGCTGTGGCTGCTATGATCTATTTTTGGTTTGGAAGACACAAATCTAGAAGATGA
- the LOC130964002 gene encoding mitogen-activated protein kinase 20-like isoform X1: protein MQQDHRKKNSTEMDFFSEYGDANRYKIQEVIGKGSYGVVCSAIDTHTGEKVAIKKIHDIFEHISDAARILREIKLLRLLRHPDIVEIKHIMLPPSRKDFKDIYVVFELMESDLHQVIKANDDLTKEHYQFFLYQLLRALKYIHTANVYHRDLKPKNILANANCKLKICDFGLARVAFNDTPTTIFWTDYVATRWYRAPELCGSFYSKYTPAIDIWSIGCIFAEVLTGKPLFPGKNVVHQLDLMTDLLGTPSLDTISRVRNEKARRYLTSMRKKQPVPFAHKFPNADPLALRLLERLLAFDPKDRPTAAEALADPYFKGLAKVEREPSCQPITKMEFEFERRRVTKEEIRELIFREILEYHPQLLKDYMNGTERTNFLYPSAVDQFRKQFAHLEENGKNGPAVPLDRKHVSLPRSTIIHSNIAPTKEQTSIASSKNRQTAEDYNKSSRDTEITVPRPMPGAQRIPLAKPGKVVGPVGPYEYASVVKDSYDPRTLVRGSVVPSQPVPTAYYYHSSSTSNRPVTEADKGVPLQATTHGQQCGVNAKIAPDIAINIDKNPFFMTRVGVNKLEQDDQIAIETNLLQSKAQYGGISAAAGATAHRKVGPVQYGMTRMF, encoded by the exons ATGCAGCAAGATCACAGGAAAAAG AATTCAACAGAGATGGATTTTTTCTCCGAATATGGTGATGCCAACCGGTACAAAATTCAAGAAGTCATTGGGAAAGGAAGTTATGGTGTTGTCTGTTCGGCCATTGACACTCATACAGGTGAAAAAGTGGCGATTAAGAAGATTCATGACATCTTCGAGCATATATCTGATGCCGCACGTATCCTCCGTGAAATAAAGCTTCTTAGGCTTCTACGACATCCCGATATAGTTGAAATCAAACACATCATGCTGCCACCTTCTAGGAAGGACTTCAAAGATATTTATGTTGTTTTTGAGCTTATGGAGTCTGATCTTCATCAAGTCATCAAAGCCAATGATGACTTAACAAAAGAGCACTATCAGTTTTTCCTTTACCAATTACTTCGAGCATTGAAGTATATTCACACCG CAAACGTGTATCATAGAGATTTGAAGCCAAAGAATATACTAGCAAATGCAAACTGTAAACTTAAAATTTGTGATTTCGGGTTAGCTAGAGTTGCCTTCAATGACACACCAACTACTATTTTTTGGACG GATTATGTTGCAACAAGGTGGTATAGAGCTCCGGAGCTTTGTGGATCATTTTATTCTAAG TATACACCAGCAATTGATATATGGAGCATCGGGTGCATCTTTGCCGAAGTGCTCACAGGAAAGCCACTTTTTCCTGGAAAAAATGTTGTCCACCAGTTGGATCTGATGACAGATCTGCTTGGGACACCCTCACTGGATACCATATCACGG GTACGCAATGAGAAGGCACGGAGATACCTTACTAGCATGAGGAAAAAACAGCCTGTGCCATTTGCACATAAGTTTCCTAATGCAGACCCTTTAGCGCTACGACTACTAGAGAGATTGCTGGCTTTTGATCCGAAAGACCGACCTACTGCTGCAGAG GCATTGGCTGATCCTTACTTCAAGGGACTGGCTAAAGTTGAGAGAGAACCGTCCTGCCAGCCAATCACGAAAATGGAGTTCGAATTCGAAAGGCGAAGAGTCACGAAGGAGGAAATTCGTGAGCTAATTTTCCGTGAGATTCTAGAGTATCATCCACAATTATTGAAAGACTACATGAATGGAACAGAGAGAACTAATTTTCTTTATCCAAG TGCCGTTGATCAATTCCGGAAGCAGTTTGCTCATTTAGAGGAAAATGGTAAAAATGGACCAGCAGTGCCACTTGATAGAAAGCATGTTTCTCTTCCAAG GTCAACAATTATACATTCAAACATTGCACCCACCAAAGAGCAGACGAGTATTGCTTCCTCGAAAAACCGGCAAACAGCTGAAGACTATAACAAGAGCTCGAGAGATACAGAAATTACAGTGCCACGGCCAATGCCAGGTGCCCAAAGAATTCCACTAG CAAAACCTGGTAAAGTTGTTGGGCCGGTTGGACCGTACGAGTATGCGAGTGTTGTCAAGGATTCTTATGATCCAAGAACATTAGTAAGAGGTTCTGTGGTTCCTTCTCAACCTGTTCCCACAGCATACTATTACCATAGTTCTAGCACCAGTAATCGACCGGTAACAGAAGCCGATAAGGGCGTTCCTTTGCAGGCAACAACACATGGTCAACAATGTGGAGTTAATGCCAAGATAGCGCCCGATATAGCAATCAATATCGACAAGAACCCATTTTTCATGACGCGTGTCGGAGTGAACAAGCTAGAACAAGATGATCAAATAGCCATAGAAACAAACTTGCTGCAATCTAAGGCTCAATATGGTGGGATTAGTGCTGCAGCTGGAGCCACTGCTCATAGAAAAGTTGGACCTGTTCAGTATGGTATGACAAGAATGTTCTAA